One window of Quercus robur chromosome 5, dhQueRobu3.1, whole genome shotgun sequence genomic DNA carries:
- the LOC126728408 gene encoding uncharacterized protein LOC126728408, translating into MVEKIDEAVGRFSISCKFKNVVDNFVWAFIGVYGPNSNHDRRLLWEELAGIHSWWNVPWCIGGDFNVVRFPSKCLGADSFFSAMLDFSDFISKHNLIDFPLEGGTFTWSNSKAVASRSRLDRFLLSSDLEEHFPNIRQKRLHRLLSDHFPVLLEGGNFHRGSRPFRFENMWLKAKGFVEKVRTWWESYHFQGSPSFRFASKLKALKLDLKKWNVEEFGNVEDKMNKLWKNLEVLDLLEDSRPLSYDETLEKERLRIDLEKVN; encoded by the exons ATGGTGGAAAAAATTGATGAAGCAGTGGGAAGGTTTTCTATCTCATGTAAATTTAAGAATGTGGTAGATAATTTTGTTTGGGCTTTCATTGGTGTGTATGGACCAAACTCTAATCATGACAGGCGTCTGCTTTGGGAAGAGCTGGCTGGAATTCATAGTTGGTGGAATGTGCCTTGGTGCATTGGAGGCGATTTTAATGTTGTGAGATTTCCTTCGAAGTGTCTTGGTGCTGACTCTTTCTTTTCAGCCATGCttgatttttcagattttatttcTAAACACAATCTTATTGATTTTCCATTGGAGGGTGGTACTTTCACTTGGTCCAATTCTAAAGCAGTGGCTTCACGGTCTAGGCTTGACagatttcttctctcttctgaTTTGGAAGAGCACTTTCCTAATATTCGTCAAAAAAGATTGCATAGATTACTTTCAGACCACTTTCCAGTTCTTTTAGAAGGGGGAAATTTTCACAGAGGCAGTCGCCCTTTTCGctttgagaatatgtggttaAAGGCAAAGGGTTTTGTGGAGAAAGTGAGAACTTGGTGGGAGTCCTATCATTTTCAAGGTTCCCCTAGCTTTCGGTTTGCAAGCAAATTGAAAGCTTTGAAGCTAGATTTAAAGAAATGGAATGTTGAAGAATTTGGCAACGTGGAGGATAAGATGAACAAGTTATGGAAGAATCTTGAAGTTCTGGACTTGTTGGAAGATAGTCGTCCTCTATCATATGATGAGACTTTGGAAAAAGAACGGCTTCGCATTGATCTTGAAAAG GTGAATTGA
- the LOC126726426 gene encoding ABC transporter C family member 10-like: protein MEDLWTLFCGESGCSDSGGKPCSSDFVFLSNPSSCINHILIICFDVLLLAQLIFNMVQKSSSKSTMVPARFQGFSNLQIFSAVFNGCVGFVYLCFGIWILEEKLRKMKTALPLDGWLLQLFQGFTWLLVSLAVSLQGKNLPGEPLRLLSLQGIVCALSLSSAISKKEVSIKAALDILSCPGAILLMFCTYKGYKYEASDESISESTLYTPLNGEANGMSKSDSVCPVTTFAKAGFFSRFSFWWMNSLMKKGREKTIEVEDIPKLRKADQAKSCYLLFLEQLNKQKQKEPTSQPSILRTIIICHWKEILISGFFALLKILTQSAGPLVLNAFILVAEGKESFKYEGYVLAITLFFSKSIESLAQRQWNFRCRLIGLKVRSLLTAAIYKKQLRLSNAARLTHSGGEIMNYVTVDAYRIGEFPFWFHQTWTTSLQLCIALVILYRAVGLATIASLVVIVLTVLCNAPLAELQYEFQSKLMAAQDERLKASTEALINMKVLKLYAWEKHFKNAIENLRKVEYKWLSAVQLRKSYNGFLFWTFPVLVSVATFGACYFLKVPLHANNVFTFVATLRLVQDPIRSIPNVIWVVIQAKVAFTRILKFLEAPELQSTNIQRKTNVDSVNDTILIKSANFSWEENSSKPTLKNINLEIRPGEKVAICGEIGSGKSTLLAAILGEVPLIQGTTQVYGKIAYVSQTAWIQTGTIQENILFGSEMDSKRYRETLERCSLVKDLELLPYGDLTEIGERGVNLSGGQKQRIQLARALYQNADIYLMDDPFSAVDAQTATSLFNDYVMKALSGKTVLLVTHQVDFLPAIDSVLLMSDGEILQAAPYHQLLALRQEFQDLVNAHKETAGSDRLADVTAAQGVGTAARDIRKTYVEKQFKGSKGDQLIKLEEKEIGDTGFRPYLQYLNQNKGFLYFSMASLCHIIFVICQISQNSWMADNVENPNVSTLRLITIYLLIGISSTLFLLGRSLFSVFLGLQSSKSLFSQLLNSLFRAPMAFYDSTPLGRILSRVSSDLSIVDLDVPFSFIFAVGATTNAYANLGVLAFVTRQVLFVSIPMLFLAILLQRYYFSSAKEFMRINGTTKSFVANHLSESLAGAMTIRAFEKEDRFFTKNLELIDINASPFFHSFAANEWLIQRLETLSAVVLASTALCIVVLPPGTCSSGFIGMALSYGLSLNMSLVSSIQNQCTLANYIISVERLNQYMHIPSQAPEVIEGNRPPTNWPSVGKVEIHDLQIKYRPDAPLVLRGISCTFEGGHKIGIVGRTGSGKTTLIGALFRLVEPAGGKIIVDGIDISMIGLHDLRSRFGIIPQDPTLFNGTVKFNLDPLSQHSDKEIWEVLEKCQLDEAVKEKEKGLDSLVLEDGSNWSQGQRQLFCLGRALLRRSRILVLDEATASIDNATDTILQKTIRTEFADCTVITVAHRIPTVMDCTIVLAISDGKIVEYDEPMKLMKREGSLFGQLVKEYWLYTTFS from the exons ATGGAGGATTTGTGGACTTTATTCTGCGGGGAGTCTGGTTGTTCAGACAGTGGTGGAAAGCCATGCAGTTCTGACTTTGTGTTTTTAAGCAATCCCTCATCATGTATTAATCACATATTGATCATTTGCTTCGATGTCTTGCTCTTGGCCCAGCTTATATTCAATATGGTTCAGAAGTCATCATCTAAATCAACTATGGTTCCAGCTCGATTTCAAGGATTTTCAAATTTGCAGATATTTTCTGCAGTTTTCAATGGCTGTGTTGGATTCGTTTACTTGTGCTTTGgcatttggattttggaggagAAATTGAGGAAAATGAAGACTGCTTTACCTCTTGACGGTTGGTTACTACAGTTGTTTCAAGGGTTCACATGGTTGTTGGTGAGTTTAGCTGTGAGCCTTCAGGGAAAAAATCTTCCAGGAGAACCATTAAGGCTATTGAGCCTTCAGGGAATCGTCTGTGCTCTATCTCTGTCTAGTGCCatttcaaagaaagaagtatCAATTAAGGCAGCATTAGATATCCTGTCTTGTCCAGGAGCTATATTGTTGATGTTCTGTACGTACAAGGGGTATAAATATGAAGCAAGTGATGAGAGTATCAGTGAAAGTACTCTTTATACCCCTTTAAATGGTGAGGCCAATGGCATGAGTAAAAGTGATTCTGTTTGCCCTGTTACTACCTTTGCCAAAGCTGGATTCTTTAGTAGATTTTCATTTTGGTGGATGAATTCATTGATGAAAAAGGGCAGGGAGAAAACCATTGAGGTTGAAGATATACCAAAATTGCGCAAGGCAGATCAAGCAAAAAGTTGCTATTTGTTGTTCTTGGAGCAGCTTAACAAACAGAAGCAAAAGGAACCGACGTCCCAACCATCGATTCTGAGGACAATAATTATTTGCCATTGGAAAGAGATCCTTATATCTGGATTCTTTGCTTTGTTAAAGATACTTACGCAGTCTGCTGGTCCTTTAGTTCTGAATGCCTTTATATTGGTTGCTGAGGGAAAAGAAAGTTTCAAGTATGAAGGCTATGTATTGGCAATAACACTTTTCTTCTCAAAGAGCATAGAATCCCTAGCACAAAGGCAGTGGAACTTCCGCTGCAGACTTATTGGTCTGAAAGTGAGGTCTTTGCTCACAGCTGCCATTTACAAGAAACAACTGAGATTATCCAATGCTGCTAGGTTGACGCATTCGGGAGGGGAGATCATGAATTATGTTACTGTGGATGCTTATAGGATTGGCGAGTTCCCATTTTGGTTCCATCAAACTTGGACAACAAGCCTTCAGCTCTGTATTGCATTAGTTATTCTTTATCGTGCAGTAGGGCTAGCAACAATTGCATCTTTGGTGGTGATAGTTCTCACCGTGCTTTGCAATGCTCCACTTGCTGAGTTACAGTATGAATTTCAAAGTAAGCTTATGGCTGCACAGGATGAGAGACTGAAGGCTAGTACTGAGGCTCTTATCAACATGAAGGTGTTGAAATTATATGCTTGGGAAAAACATTTcaaaaatgccattgaaaaTTTAAGGAAGGTGGAGTACAAATGGTTATCAGCAGTGCAGTTACGAAAATCATATAATGGCTTTCTCTTTTGGACGTTTCCTGTGTTGGTCTCTGTTGCAACCTTTGGAGCATGCTATTTTCTCAAAGTTCCTCTGCATGCAAATAACGTTTTCACTTTTGTAGCAACTTTACGCCTTGTTCAGGATCCCATTAGATCTATTCCTAATGTTATTTGGGTGGTCATTCAAGCAAAGGTTGCATTTACACGTATCTTGAAATTTCTTGAGGCACCAGAGCTGCAGAGCACAAATATACAGAGGAAGACCAATGTGGACAGTGTAAATGACACCATTTTAATCAAGTCTGCCAATTTCTCATGGGAAGAAAATTCATCAAAGCCGACACTGAAAAACATAAATCTGGAGATTAGACCAGGAGAAAAGGTGGCTATATGTGGAGAAATTGGCTCAGGCAAATCAACCCTTCTTGCAGCAATTCTTGGTGAAGTTCCACTCATTCAGGGAACT acTCAAGTTTATGGGAAGATTGCCTATGTTTCTCAAACAGCATGGATCCAGACAGGGACAATACAAGAGAACATTTTGTTTGGGTCTGAAATGGACAGTAAAAGGTACAGAGAAACGCTTGAAAGGTGTTCACTGGTAAAGGACCTTGAGTTGCTTCCTTATGGTGATCTCACTGAAATAGGGGAGAGAGGAGTTAATCTGAGCGGTGGTCAAAAGCAGCGAATTCAACTTGCTCGTGCTCTTTATCAAAATGCTGATATATACCTCATGGATGATCCATTTAGTGCTGTTGATGCACAAACTGCTACAAGCTTATTCAAT GATTATGTTATGAAAGCACTTTCTGGAAAGACAGTTTTACTTGTAACCCACCAAGTTGATTTCCTGCCTGCAATTGATTCTGTTCTG TTGATGTCAGATGGGGAAATCCTACAAGCAGCCCCTTATCATCAATTATTGGCCTTAAGACAAGAATTTCAGGATCTTGTCAATGCACATAAAGAGACTGCTGGTTCTGATAGGCTTGCAGATGTTACTGCTGCCCAGGGAGTTGGAACAGCTGCAAGAGATATCAGGAAGACTTATGTAGAGAAGCAATTTAAAGGATCTAAAGGAGACCAATTGATCAAGCTAGAGGAGAAAGAAATTGGAGACACTGGATTTAGACCTTATTTACAATATCTAAATCAGAACAAGGGGTTCTTGTACTTCTCCATGGCCAGTCTTTGTCACATTATATTTGTGATTTGTCAGATATCACAAAACTCTTGGATGGCTGATAATGTTGAAAATCCCAATGTTAGCACATTGCGGTTGATAACGATTTACTTGCTGATTGGAATTTCCTCAACACTATTCTTGCTAGGTCGATcacttttttcagtttttttgggtcttcaatCATCAAAATCTTTATTTTCACAGCTACTTAACTCCCTCTTTCGTGCACCAATGGCTTTTTATGACTCCACGCCTCTGGGAAGGATACTTAGTCGG GTCTCATCTGATCTGAGTATCGTCGATCTTGATGTCCCTTTCAGCTTTATCTTTGCTGTGGGGGCTACCACTAATGCTTATGCCAATCTTGGAGTTCTGGCCTTTGTTACCCGGCAAGTTCTGTTTGTTTCCATACCAATGCTTTTTCTGGCAATTCTCTTACAG AGATATTATTTTTCATCAGCAAAAGAGTTTATGCGGATCAATGGCACAACCAAGTCCTTCGTAGCAAATCATTTATCCGAGTCTCTAGCAGGAGCCATGACTATAAGAGCTTTTGAGAAGGAAGACCGATTCTTTACAAAGAATCTTGAACTGATTGACATAAATGCTAGTCCTTTTTTCCATAGTTTTGCAGCAAATGAATGGTTGATCCAAAGATTAGAAACACTTAGTGCAGTTGTTCTTGCCTCTACAGCACTTTGCATAGTTGTGCTTCCTCCCGGAACTTGTAGCTCTG GATTTATTGGAATGGCACTTTCTTATGGTCTTTCATTAAACATGTCACTTGTCTCCTCAATTCAAAATCAGTGCACTTTAGCAAATTACATCATTTCTGTAGAAAGGCTAAATCAATACATGCATATACCCAGTCAGGCCCCTGAAGTAATAGAAGGGAACCGGCCTCCAACAAATTGGCCATCTGTGGGTAAAGTTGAAATACATGATttgcag ATCAAATATAGGCCTGATGCACCACTTGTTCTTCGGGGGATCAGTTGCACATTTGAGGGAGGGCACAAAATAGGTATTGTTGGCAGAACTGGCAGTGGGAAGACCACTCTCATAGGTGCCCTATTTCGTCTAGTGGAGCCAGCTGGAGGGAAGATTATAGTAGATGGAATTGACATTTCTATGATTGGACTTCATGATCTTCGCTCGCGTTTCGGTATAATACCTCAAGATCCTACTCTTTTTAATGGGACTGTGAAATTCAATTTGGATCCCTTGTCTCAACATTCTGACAAGGAAATATGGGAG GTTCTTGAGAAGTGTCAACTGGACGAGGCTGTcaaggagaaagaaaagggCTTAGACTCCTTAG TTCTGGAAGATGGATCAAATTGGAGCCAGGGACAACGACAATTATTCTGTTTGGGGCGTGCACTTTTGAGGAGAAGTCGGATATTAGTGCTTGATGAAGCAACTGCATCAATTGATAATGCAACAGATACGATTCTGCAGAAAACAATCAGGACTGAATTTGCTGATTGTACTGTGATTACAGTGGCCCACAGGATACCGACAGTGATGGATTGCACAATTGTTCTTGCTATTAGTGATG GGAAAATAGTGGAGTATGATGAGCCAATGAAGTTAATGAAGAGAGAAGGTTCACTGTTTGGGCAGCTTGTCAAGGAATACTGGTTGTACACAACATTTTCGTAA